In one window of Acidimicrobiales bacterium DNA:
- a CDS encoding kelch repeat-containing protein produces MNVKTMMTRTALVASLAATAAVVAPASADAAGSWTATGDMTVAREGGGAGLGAVATNLEDGRVLVAGGYNAFDGVFSLDAKYYLSAAELYDPGTGTWSATGSMNQARYGHALVTLDNGTVLAAGGTGGANAPITATAELYNPKSGHWRYAKSMSTCRVSPTASVLASGQVLVAGGIGCDGSSQVTAEIYTPGHGGKWMSVAPMHEARWGHTATTLADGRVLVTGGRRSPIGAAVESVNDSAEVYDPATNTWTETGPMHEMRFLHSAGLLQSGDVIVAGGHCPGGSTSPPMPTACTSATAEVYSVATNSWSYTGSMAIPRVEGASQMLADGTFLMAGGGMSPTAEIYNPATGMWSFTAPMSMIRDDAQLVTLATGDLLIVGGFHAGPEGYFTTATTELFHPGA; encoded by the coding sequence GTGAACGTGAAGACGATGATGACGCGAACGGCGCTGGTGGCGTCGCTGGCGGCGACTGCCGCTGTGGTCGCGCCGGCGTCGGCCGACGCCGCCGGGTCGTGGACGGCCACCGGCGACATGACCGTGGCCCGCGAAGGCGGCGGCGCCGGCCTCGGTGCCGTGGCCACCAACCTGGAGGACGGGAGGGTCCTCGTCGCCGGCGGCTACAACGCCTTCGACGGGGTGTTCTCGCTGGACGCCAAGTACTACCTGTCGGCGGCCGAGCTGTACGACCCGGGCACTGGCACCTGGTCGGCCACCGGCAGCATGAACCAGGCCCGCTACGGCCACGCGCTCGTCACGCTGGACAATGGGACTGTTCTCGCCGCCGGCGGCACCGGAGGCGCGAACGCTCCCATCACCGCCACCGCCGAGCTGTACAACCCGAAGAGCGGGCACTGGCGCTACGCCAAGTCGATGAGCACGTGCCGGGTGAGCCCGACGGCGTCGGTCCTCGCCTCGGGTCAGGTGCTCGTGGCCGGGGGCATCGGGTGCGATGGCTCCAGCCAGGTCACGGCGGAGATCTACACGCCGGGTCACGGCGGCAAGTGGATGTCGGTGGCGCCGATGCACGAGGCCCGCTGGGGCCACACCGCCACCACGCTGGCCGACGGCCGGGTCCTCGTCACCGGCGGGCGCCGCTCCCCGATCGGCGCCGCCGTCGAGAGCGTGAACGACTCGGCCGAGGTCTACGACCCGGCGACGAACACGTGGACCGAGACCGGGCCGATGCACGAGATGCGCTTCCTGCACAGCGCCGGGCTGCTCCAGTCCGGTGACGTGATCGTGGCCGGCGGGCACTGCCCCGGGGGCTCCACGTCGCCGCCCATGCCCACCGCGTGCACGTCGGCCACCGCGGAGGTCTACAGCGTCGCCACCAACTCGTGGTCCTACACCGGGTCCATGGCCATTCCGCGGGTCGAGGGCGCATCGCAGATGCTGGCCGACGGCACGTTCCTGATGGCGGGCGGGGGCATGTCGCCGACGGCCGAGATCTACAACCCGGCAACCGGCATGTGGTCCTTCACCGCCCCCATGAGCATGATCCGTGACGACGCTCAGCTGGTCACGCTCGCCACCGGCGACCTGCTCATCGTCGGTGGTTTCCACGCCGGCCCCGAGGGCTACTTCACCACCGCCACGACCGAGCTGTTCCATCCCGGCGCCTGA
- a CDS encoding condensation domain-containing protein, which yields MGDQDDEKLPPIRVPLSLRQQEIWDWLAQWPKAAGFYNDTIRVTLAGRPSVDLVRQVLDFVVERHEPLRTTFHEDGEGTYQSIGPTVEFDVPFVDLTSLPPAERDVELQRLLVAQNAEPLDLRTGPPFRVALYKTGDNACELAITLQHIISDQTTDSILYGELLEAHAAFARGEKPDLPTLPIQFADFAIWERQWLTEDRLREGCDYWRAQLRGMPLDVDLPCDRPRRHDGDKRTSGIDFFVPPDVHAGLDRLTRDTSSTLFIVFVAAAQCLLARCTGETDAVVLTTFHGRDRRELEGMMGIFAGAALLRSDLSGDPTFRQVVDRARGAVLGMLEHQFVPFDTVVDAVVADLRAQGVDAFPQVPLSIEFFHAPRGRLLSGMSLIERRPDVEGHVSAESADIDDIINPLAFRIFGGDQLWGRLSYHDAVFDQATVEHTVADFKALLSVVSVDPGVRLSALPVGAVREAV from the coding sequence ATGGGAGACCAGGACGACGAGAAGCTTCCGCCGATCAGGGTGCCGCTGTCGCTCCGGCAACAGGAGATCTGGGACTGGCTGGCCCAGTGGCCGAAGGCCGCCGGGTTCTACAACGACACCATCAGGGTCACCCTCGCGGGGCGACCATCGGTCGATCTCGTCCGCCAGGTGCTCGACTTCGTGGTCGAACGGCACGAGCCGCTGCGCACGACCTTCCATGAGGACGGCGAGGGCACCTACCAGTCAATCGGCCCCACCGTCGAGTTCGACGTTCCGTTTGTCGACCTGACGAGCCTTCCGCCCGCCGAGCGCGACGTCGAGCTGCAACGCCTCCTCGTCGCCCAGAACGCCGAGCCGCTCGACCTGAGGACCGGCCCGCCGTTCCGGGTCGCCCTCTACAAGACGGGCGACAACGCGTGCGAGCTGGCCATCACGCTCCAGCACATCATCTCCGACCAGACCACCGACAGCATCCTGTACGGCGAGCTGCTCGAGGCTCACGCCGCCTTCGCCCGGGGCGAGAAGCCCGACCTCCCGACCCTGCCGATCCAGTTCGCCGACTTCGCCATCTGGGAGCGGCAGTGGCTCACCGAGGACCGGCTGCGCGAGGGCTGCGACTACTGGCGCGCCCAGCTGCGGGGGATGCCGCTCGACGTCGACCTGCCGTGCGACCGGCCGCGCCGCCACGACGGCGACAAGCGCACCAGCGGCATCGACTTCTTCGTGCCGCCCGACGTGCACGCCGGCCTCGACCGCCTCACCCGGGACACCAGCAGCACCCTCTTCATCGTCTTCGTGGCCGCCGCCCAGTGCCTCCTCGCCCGCTGCACCGGTGAGACCGACGCCGTGGTGCTCACCACGTTCCACGGCAGGGACCGGCGCGAGCTGGAAGGGATGATGGGCATCTTCGCCGGCGCTGCCCTCCTGCGCAGCGATCTGAGCGGCGACCCCACCTTCCGCCAGGTCGTGGACCGGGCCCGGGGGGCCGTGCTCGGGATGCTGGAGCACCAGTTCGTGCCCTTCGACACGGTCGTCGACGCCGTCGTCGCCGATCTCCGGGCCCAAGGCGTCGATGCGTTCCCACAGGTTCCGTTGAGCATTGAGTTCTTCCACGCCCCACGTGGGCGCCTGCTCTCGGGGATGTCGCTCATCGAGCGACGTCCCGACGTGGAGGGTCACGTCAGCGCCGAGTCGGCCGACATCGACGACATCATCAACCCGCTGGCCTTCCGCATCTTCGGCGGGGACCAGCTCTGGGGACGGCTCAGCTACCACGACGCCGTCTTCGACCAGGCCACGGTCGAGCACACGGTCGCCGACTTCAAGGCACTGTTGTCAGTGGTCTCGGTCGATCCCGGCGTGCGTCTGTCGGCGCTGCCGGTGGGCGCCGTGCGAGAGGCGGTCTGA
- a CDS encoding TOMM precursor leader peptide-binding protein → MAPRQPSPAPAVDDRAKPVLPGFYRVIPMGPDTLQLRTSGKVLRVATPGVGDFGARLLGALDGQRTLAEVVEQLELDRDAAAELVRQLLHAGVLSDASDDAAHAPPPVGGNAAAHELYGELGHRPGSVQAAISGARVAMVGLGPVARLAARHLAAAGIGELVLVDDAVVTSTDQFVLAGDASGVGWSRAEVARDECSLASPTGDPRSLVRITGDAVGHVARQVDLVVVEVDEAGDRVASANDECLAAGVPALFHSATTLDAVVGPMALPGTQGCYRCLARRGLSHIRHYDEMVAYQQFLVDGNGARQPGLISGFAAMIAGLLSLEALRQVGGFLDPVTVGGVLMTDVRTSLVRREELLPVPACPACDAREQEEAG, encoded by the coding sequence GTGGCGCCACGGCAACCGAGCCCGGCGCCAGCCGTCGACGACCGAGCCAAGCCGGTGCTGCCCGGGTTCTACCGGGTGATCCCGATGGGCCCCGACACGTTGCAGCTGCGCACGTCGGGCAAGGTGCTGCGGGTCGCCACACCAGGGGTGGGTGACTTCGGCGCCCGCCTGCTGGGGGCGCTCGACGGGCAGCGCACGCTGGCCGAGGTCGTCGAGCAGTTGGAGCTGGACCGGGACGCGGCCGCCGAGCTCGTCCGCCAGCTGCTGCACGCCGGCGTCCTCTCCGACGCGTCCGATGACGCCGCCCACGCGCCACCACCCGTCGGCGGCAACGCGGCGGCGCACGAGCTGTACGGGGAGCTCGGCCATCGCCCGGGCAGCGTGCAGGCCGCCATCTCGGGCGCCCGGGTGGCCATGGTGGGCCTCGGCCCGGTGGCCCGGCTGGCCGCCCGCCACCTGGCGGCGGCCGGGATCGGCGAGCTGGTGCTCGTCGACGACGCCGTCGTCACCAGCACCGACCAGTTCGTGCTGGCCGGCGATGCTTCCGGCGTCGGCTGGTCCCGAGCCGAGGTTGCGCGCGACGAGTGCTCGTTGGCGTCTCCCACCGGCGATCCACGAAGCCTGGTTCGCATCACCGGCGACGCCGTGGGACACGTCGCCCGCCAGGTCGACCTCGTCGTCGTCGAGGTCGACGAAGCAGGGGACCGGGTTGCGTCGGCCAACGACGAATGCCTGGCCGCCGGCGTCCCGGCGTTGTTCCATTCCGCCACCACGCTCGACGCCGTCGTCGGTCCAATGGCGCTACCCGGAACTCAGGGGTGCTACCGCTGCCTGGCCCGGCGCGGGCTCTCCCACATCCGCCATTACGACGAGATGGTGGCCTACCAGCAGTTCCTCGTCGACGGGAATGGTGCCCGCCAACCCGGGCTGATCAGTGGCTTCGCGGCCATGATCGCCGGCCTCCTTTCCCTGGAGGCACTCCGCCAGGTGGGCGGCTTCCTGGACCCCGTCACGGTGGGCGGTGTGCTCATGACCGATGTCCGCACGTCGCTCGTGCGACGGGAGGAGCTCCTCCCGGTCCCGGCGTGCCCGGCCTGCGACGCGCGTGAGCAGGAGGAGGCGGGCTGA
- a CDS encoding amidohydrolase family protein, with amino-acid sequence MSRYNDYVLDWAKGVDDRVIPVCLLNTHDLDVALAEARRVLGKGAKGLHFSGIRPPAGLSPAAPEWEPLWAMLAEAGAPALLHYGGSGGSPPLLDMNWYLAAWSLRPPPSDPSVDDFHARPFFWMTTHLFAELTLTFMVLGGVFERHPGLRFGVIESGASWVASWCDRMDNLAATTSTYLARQLSLKPSEYVRRQIRVTPFEFEPVGSWIEQTGFEEVYAFSTDYPHVEGGVSPVDAFYSSLAPLGDRVAEKFFVSNGADLLPA; translated from the coding sequence GTGTCCCGCTACAACGACTACGTGCTCGACTGGGCGAAGGGCGTCGACGACCGGGTGATCCCGGTGTGCCTGCTCAACACGCACGACCTCGACGTGGCCTTGGCCGAGGCCCGCCGGGTGCTCGGCAAGGGCGCCAAGGGCCTGCACTTCTCCGGCATCCGCCCGCCCGCCGGGCTGTCTCCCGCCGCTCCCGAGTGGGAACCCCTGTGGGCCATGCTGGCCGAGGCCGGCGCACCGGCCCTGCTGCACTACGGCGGCAGCGGCGGCAGCCCGCCCCTGCTCGACATGAACTGGTACCTGGCCGCGTGGAGCCTGCGTCCGCCGCCCTCGGACCCGAGCGTCGACGACTTCCACGCTCGCCCGTTCTTCTGGATGACGACCCACCTGTTCGCCGAGCTCACGCTCACCTTCATGGTTCTTGGCGGGGTGTTCGAGCGCCACCCCGGCCTTCGCTTCGGCGTCATCGAATCGGGCGCCAGCTGGGTTGCGTCGTGGTGCGACCGAATGGACAACCTGGCCGCCACCACCTCGACCTACCTGGCCCGCCAGCTGTCGCTGAAGCCGTCGGAATACGTGCGCCGCCAGATCCGGGTCACCCCCTTCGAGTTCGAGCCCGTCGGGTCGTGGATCGAGCAGACCGGGTTCGAGGAGGTGTACGCATTCTCCACCGACTATCCGCACGTGGAGGGCGGCGTCAGCCCGGTCGACGCGTTCTATTCGTCGCTCGCCCCGCTCGGCGACCGCGTCGCCGAGAAGTTCTTCGTCTCCAACGGCGCCGACCTCCTGCCGGCCTGA
- a CDS encoding YcaO-like family protein produces MPRPGGDIDVERGSRLAAPFAFPAEHRPDVLGFHLEAPPARPLDRAMAAARAACGPYGIVSRCRSFATAPGLPTLPVYVARGPRRGLGEHHHGFDIVGMGVSEDHEMAWLKAVAEAVERYCFALGHDPSTVLRASHDDVAGWAVPLSRFGLLSDRQYVSTPKVCRPAPDQPIDWTWAWSLDDQRFHLVPAALVYPSVGFQPPNNFTRWVMSTGLATHISTEAAILAGVYEVVERDALMIHWLHHRAPRRVVVEPGRTDAVAALVRTHFTLPDFEFVLLDMTPDSGIPTIACLALSDDPARPSLTMGAASRLDPSEAAAKALFETAQLLAGFHGLGWDSRTSIERADIRTLWDNAHFYAGAEGGDSARFMVSSPERVALHDLPNLATGTPAGDLATCVDRLRGVGLEVLATELTSADVARCGFRTTKVFAPGAVDIHGDARYPLLGSPRIRTMPAALGWPALDEDELNLAPCPMS; encoded by the coding sequence TTGCCGCGCCCGGGCGGCGACATCGACGTCGAGCGCGGGTCGCGTCTGGCGGCGCCGTTCGCGTTTCCCGCCGAGCACCGGCCCGACGTCCTGGGTTTCCACCTCGAGGCGCCCCCCGCCCGACCGCTCGATCGGGCCATGGCGGCGGCGCGGGCCGCCTGCGGTCCGTACGGGATCGTGTCGCGGTGCCGGAGCTTCGCCACCGCGCCCGGGCTGCCGACCCTGCCGGTGTACGTCGCCCGTGGCCCCAGGCGTGGCCTCGGCGAGCACCACCACGGCTTCGACATCGTCGGCATGGGCGTGTCGGAGGACCACGAGATGGCGTGGCTGAAGGCGGTGGCCGAAGCCGTCGAGCGGTACTGCTTCGCCCTGGGCCACGACCCTTCCACCGTGTTGCGGGCGTCACACGACGACGTGGCCGGCTGGGCCGTTCCGTTGTCGCGCTTCGGCCTGCTGTCCGACCGGCAGTACGTTTCCACCCCCAAGGTGTGCCGCCCCGCTCCCGACCAGCCGATCGACTGGACGTGGGCGTGGTCGCTCGACGACCAGCGGTTCCATCTTGTCCCTGCCGCCCTGGTGTACCCGTCGGTCGGCTTCCAGCCACCGAACAACTTCACCCGATGGGTGATGAGCACGGGGCTGGCCACCCACATCTCCACCGAGGCTGCCATCCTCGCCGGCGTCTACGAGGTGGTCGAGCGCGACGCCTTGATGATCCATTGGCTGCACCACCGGGCGCCGCGTCGGGTCGTGGTCGAACCCGGACGGACAGACGCCGTGGCCGCCCTTGTCCGCACCCACTTCACCCTTCCCGACTTCGAGTTCGTGCTGCTCGACATGACCCCGGACTCCGGGATCCCCACCATCGCCTGCCTGGCATTGAGCGACGACCCGGCGCGACCGTCGCTCACCATGGGGGCGGCCAGCCGGCTCGACCCGTCCGAGGCGGCGGCGAAGGCGCTGTTCGAGACGGCCCAGCTCCTGGCCGGGTTCCACGGCCTGGGGTGGGACAGCCGCACGTCGATCGAGCGGGCCGACATCCGCACCCTGTGGGACAACGCTCATTTCTACGCCGGCGCCGAAGGTGGCGACAGCGCCCGGTTCATGGTGTCGTCCCCGGAGCGGGTGGCGCTCCACGACCTCCCGAACCTCGCCACCGGGACGCCGGCCGGCGACCTGGCAACATGCGTGGACAGACTCCGCGGCGTCGGGCTCGAAGTCCTGGCCACCGAGCTCACCAGCGCCGACGTGGCCCGGTGCGGGTTCCGGACGACGAAGGTGTTCGCCCCCGGCGCCGTCGACATCCACGGCGACGCCCGGTACCCGCTCCTCGGATCGCCGCGGATCCGCACGATGCCAGCCGCCCTCGGGTGGCCCGCCCTCGACGAGGACGAGCTGAACCTCGCCCCGTGCCCGATGTCATGA
- a CDS encoding formyltransferase family protein, which yields MTVHTDGGARPDGPETRVLFCGDRQVSARLVELMRAGGATIVALGLNSPPSPHSRAIAAAAGVDPGHTFYGRSLASTVAVRKLEAAAPDLGVCCGFGPILPRRLLTLPRWGWVNVHRSYLPYNRGLDPLQWAVIEGTPAGVSVHVMTDEVDAGDVIEQAEMPVLPTDDGDALEARADALAFEVFERCWPRLQGGDLTGTAQDADLATYHSLADCEAVRRLDPNATMRVGRLLDVLRCYSGANYSAVHFGVGLLRTRFTVHTEVRMSGAPTDGGNPPTAVTDSPVRKSSAQEHPPSPNAVAVNGDSSFDSGGRTLNRKGDT from the coding sequence ATGACGGTCCACACAGACGGCGGGGCGCGGCCCGACGGGCCGGAGACGCGGGTGCTCTTCTGCGGCGACCGCCAGGTCAGTGCCCGCCTCGTCGAGCTGATGCGTGCCGGTGGGGCCACGATCGTGGCCCTCGGCCTCAACTCGCCGCCGAGCCCGCACTCTCGGGCCATCGCCGCCGCCGCCGGCGTGGACCCCGGCCACACGTTCTACGGGCGCAGCCTGGCCAGCACGGTGGCGGTCCGAAAGCTCGAGGCGGCCGCACCCGACCTCGGCGTGTGCTGCGGGTTTGGACCGATCCTTCCCCGCCGGTTGCTCACCCTGCCACGGTGGGGGTGGGTCAACGTCCACCGCTCGTACCTGCCGTACAACCGTGGTCTCGATCCGCTGCAGTGGGCGGTCATCGAGGGCACACCGGCCGGTGTCAGCGTGCACGTGATGACCGACGAGGTCGACGCCGGAGACGTCATCGAGCAGGCCGAGATGCCCGTGCTCCCCACCGACGACGGCGATGCCCTGGAGGCTCGGGCCGACGCTTTGGCCTTCGAGGTGTTCGAGCGGTGCTGGCCGAGGCTCCAAGGCGGCGACCTCACCGGCACGGCGCAGGACGCCGATCTGGCCACGTACCACAGCCTGGCCGACTGCGAGGCGGTGCGCCGTCTCGATCCGAATGCCACGATGAGGGTGGGCCGGCTCCTCGACGTCCTCCGATGCTATTCGGGCGCAAACTATTCCGCAGTCCATTTCGGCGTGGGCCTTTTACGGACGCGCTTTACCGTGCATACTGAGGTCCGGATGTCGGGGGCACCGACGGATGGCGGGAATCCTCCGACTGCGGTCACGGATTCCCCGGTGCGCAAAAGCTCGGCGCAGGAGCATCCACCTTCGCCGAATGCCGTCGCAGTCAACGGCGACTCGTCCTTCGATTCCGGGGGCCGAACACTCAACCGCAAGGGGGACACGTGA
- a CDS encoding SagB family peptide dehydrogenase: protein MVTLGSAGLEECVRLRDDASAELNDGGRLLLSRGSKRFAVGPLVSELTPALDTLVAGGASTHALRALVTPGPSGAADQLDSLLERLDARGWLERALHHDGVPLVTVKPMVAKVAPAPAAASPPEADGDDDGTVVLSRFALLHRAGSELVLESPRSSAVVVVHDPRVAAFVASLATPHDVGDLDPVAFGLPLDVLHAVATVLVDAAMLVRHDDEEQATMGLAQWSLPDLLFHTRSRQGRHANGYGATWPLKGRFPPLPMVKPPAEDGVALPRPDLAAVVAGDSSFTEVLERRQSVRMHDDASPVTVEQLGEFLYRCAAVRHDVTAFSDGTPRPVGMARPYPTGGALYELELYAVVNRCAGLSQGLYHYDPMEHALGVLTAGLTPALESLLQQTCAKTGNWDRPQVLLTLTARFGKVMYKYEAIPYATILKNVGVLYQTMYLVATSMGLAPCALGGGDSDAFATVAGLDYYEETSVGEFLLGSRHDVPAARVDDAQRDLHAGKVDT from the coding sequence GTGGTGACGCTCGGCAGCGCCGGACTGGAGGAGTGCGTGCGCCTGCGGGACGACGCCTCCGCCGAGTTGAACGACGGCGGCCGCCTGCTCTTGTCGCGAGGCTCCAAACGGTTCGCCGTCGGTCCGCTCGTGTCGGAGCTGACGCCCGCCCTCGACACGCTCGTGGCCGGCGGGGCCTCGACGCACGCGCTCCGGGCCCTCGTCACGCCCGGGCCGAGCGGCGCAGCGGACCAGCTCGACTCGTTGCTGGAGCGGCTCGACGCGCGGGGCTGGCTCGAGCGGGCCCTGCACCACGACGGCGTGCCGCTCGTCACCGTGAAGCCGATGGTGGCCAAGGTGGCGCCGGCGCCCGCGGCCGCCTCGCCACCGGAGGCGGACGGCGACGACGACGGCACGGTCGTGCTCTCGCGGTTCGCTCTCCTGCACCGCGCCGGCTCCGAGCTCGTGCTCGAGTCGCCCCGATCGTCGGCCGTCGTCGTGGTGCACGATCCCCGAGTGGCCGCGTTCGTCGCCTCGCTGGCCACGCCGCACGACGTCGGCGATCTCGACCCGGTCGCGTTCGGCCTGCCGCTCGACGTGCTCCACGCCGTGGCCACCGTGCTCGTCGACGCCGCCATGCTCGTGCGCCACGACGACGAGGAGCAGGCCACCATGGGCCTGGCCCAGTGGAGCCTGCCCGACCTGCTGTTCCACACCCGCAGCCGCCAGGGCCGCCATGCCAATGGCTATGGCGCCACGTGGCCCCTCAAGGGACGGTTCCCGCCTCTCCCCATGGTGAAGCCGCCGGCCGAGGACGGTGTTGCCCTTCCCCGTCCCGACCTGGCCGCCGTCGTCGCCGGAGATTCGTCGTTCACCGAGGTGCTGGAGCGTCGCCAGTCGGTTCGGATGCATGACGATGCCTCGCCGGTCACCGTCGAGCAGCTCGGGGAGTTCCTCTACCGGTGCGCGGCGGTGCGCCACGACGTCACCGCGTTCTCCGACGGCACTCCTCGCCCGGTCGGGATGGCGCGGCCGTACCCGACCGGCGGCGCCCTGTACGAGCTCGAGCTGTACGCCGTCGTGAACCGCTGCGCGGGCCTGAGCCAGGGGCTGTACCACTACGACCCGATGGAGCACGCGCTCGGCGTGCTCACCGCCGGCCTCACGCCGGCGCTCGAATCGCTCCTCCAGCAGACGTGCGCCAAGACGGGCAACTGGGATCGCCCGCAGGTGCTCCTCACCCTCACCGCCCGCTTCGGCAAGGTCATGTACAAGTACGAGGCCATCCCGTACGCCACCATCCTGAAGAACGTGGGCGTCCTGTACCAGACGATGTACCTGGTGGCCACGTCCATGGGGCTCGCCCCGTGCGCCCTCGGCGGCGGCGACTCCGACGCGTTCGCAACCGTGGCCGGGCTCGACTATTACGAGGAGACGAGCGTCGGCGAGTTCCTTCTTGGATCGCGGCATGACGTCCCGGCGGCCAGGGTGGATGACGCCCAGCGTGACCTTCACGCCGGCAAGGTCGACACATAG
- a CDS encoding cysteine dioxygenase family protein, translated as MRPSSSTLGLQRFFSLVSDVLAAGPAGADVPDVPDVLCPVLAEALDDPDLLPERVLAHRPPSGFGKHLLRSGPDFSVFCTLTAPGMALPIHDHGSWGVVGVYRGVEEETRYEPSSQTLPGEPILFERGRVLHPAGDVMPVRPPPADIHAVANGGSEWSVCIHLFAEDPLAQGFNIYTPPAFAPEATGPLDYDSTPEAP; from the coding sequence GTGCGCCCGTCCTCCAGCACGCTCGGGCTCCAGCGGTTTTTCTCGCTGGTGTCCGACGTGCTGGCGGCCGGGCCCGCCGGCGCCGACGTGCCCGACGTGCCCGATGTCTTGTGCCCGGTGCTGGCAGAAGCGCTCGACGATCCCGACCTCCTTCCCGAACGCGTGCTCGCCCATCGGCCGCCGTCGGGCTTCGGGAAGCACCTGCTGCGGTCCGGCCCCGACTTCTCGGTGTTCTGCACCCTCACCGCCCCGGGCATGGCCCTTCCGATCCACGATCACGGCAGCTGGGGAGTCGTGGGCGTGTATCGGGGCGTCGAAGAAGAGACGAGGTACGAGCCGTCGTCGCAGACCCTTCCGGGTGAGCCGATCCTGTTCGAGCGGGGCCGGGTGCTGCACCCCGCCGGCGACGTGATGCCGGTGCGGCCGCCGCCCGCCGACATCCATGCCGTCGCCAACGGTGGTTCCGAATGGTCGGTGTGCATCCACCTGTTCGCCGAGGACCCGCTGGCCCAGGGTTTCAACATCTACACCCCGCCGGCGTTCGCGCCGGAGGCCACCGGTCCCCTCGACTACGACTCGACTCCGGAGGCGCCGTAG